The following proteins are co-located in the Pararge aegeria chromosome 3, ilParAegt1.1, whole genome shotgun sequence genome:
- the LOC120636934 gene encoding chymotrypsin A-like, with product MLLFLQIIIYSISHCESELRIYGGRDALRDEYPYVVRLEEQTDLYEDGKMETRFWPCCTGAALTPSWILSAAHCSVEEYYKKNAKTKLIARFNSYLPKYGGSIKPIFEVKIHPMYYYHELDAFEQLDFILKNDICLFRSEGILVNHYGKLSPLDYTSLMGHEAHTLGYGLTNATASQKPLQVLKGMIHNCLNEDQKLAYMLCLAPRCGVQTTICGGDSGGPIVHASGIVGVNSNSIGDCNEHSTSLDVSAGTAASVFATVSSNIDWISNIIANKSN from the coding sequence atGTTACTTTTTCtgcaaatcattatttatagtatttcacATTGTGAGAGTGAGTTGCGTATATACGGAGGCCGAGATGCTCTGAGAGACGAGTATCCTTATGTGGTTCGGTTAGAGGAACAGACAGATCTGTATGAAGACGGAAAAATGGAGACAAGATTTTGGCCATGCTGCACAGGTGCCGCACTAACTCCATCTTGGATTCTGTCTGCAGCTCACTGCAGTGTAGAAgaatactacaaaaaaaatgcaaagaCAAAACTCATAGCAAGATTTAATAGTTATTTGCCGAAATATGGGGGGAGTATAAAACCTATTTTCGAAGTCAAAATTCATCCAATGTATTATTACCACGAGCTGGACGCATTCGAACAATTAGATTTCATATTAAAGAatgatatttgtttatttcggAGCGAAGGTATCTTGGTAAATCATTACGGAAAATTAAGCCCACTTGACTACACCTCCCTGATGGGCCATGAAGCCCATACTCTTGGATATGGCCTAACAAATGCGACTGCATCGCAAAAACCATTGCAAGTTCTTAAAGGAATGATACATAACTGTCTTAATGAGGATCAGAAGTTAGCGTACATGTTGTGTCTGGCCCCAAGGTGCGGAGTGCAAACCACTATCTGCGGAGGGGACTCGGGTGGCCCAATTGTGCATGCCTCTGGAATAGTAGGTGTTAATTCCAACTCCATAGGAGACTGTAATGAACACTCCACATCTTTAGACGTTAGTGCGGGAACTGCTGCTAGTGTGTTTGCAACGGTAAGCTCGAATATTGACTGGATATCAAATATTATTgcaaataaatctaattaa